The following nucleotide sequence is from Allocatelliglobosispora scoriae.
AGGGCTCGGTCCAGGACAAGGGCCGCATCTTCAAAGACGCCGTGTGAATCGCCGGTCACATTGGGAGCATATGCGGGCCTGGCAAGCCGACATCGCGATCCCACTCGTCTCATAACGCAATACTCCCGCTGGGTACCGGACAGATCCCCTTCGCGTTAGTCTCCATGCGTCCTTGACCCCGGAAAGGCCCCCGCATGCGCCACCTACCCGGCTTTCGCCTCGTTCTCTGTGCGGCCCTGCTGGCCACCGTCGCCGGCTGCGGCCCGGACAGCGATCAGAACAGCAGCCCCACCGCCCCCGTACGCCTCTACGGCTCCGACGGCAACATGCTCAACGGTGTCGGCGCGCTGGTGAAGAACCAGCCCCGTCTGCTGGACGGGATGAAGGGCACGGCACCGCTGATCCGGCTGACGGAGGATTTCCGGCGCCGCCTGAACAACATCGACCCGAATCTGCACGACCTGGCCTACGCCGGGGAGTCCTATGACGCGGTCGTCATCGCCGCCCTCGCCACGCAGCTCGCCCGGACCACGGATCCGGAGGTGGTCAAGAACTACATCGTCGGCGTGACCAACTTCGGGCAGCCGTGCACCGCGGTGGCGGAGTGCCTGAATCTGGCCCGTGAGGGCAAGGACCTGCAGTATGTCGGCGTCACGGTGAAGACCGGGCTGAGCGAGATCGGCGAGCCGTCGACGACCACCTACGGCACGATGCACTTCGACACCAACAACAAGATCAATGATGTGCTCACCGAGTATGTCGGCGCCGGCGCCCCCGGTACGGCGAGCGCGCAGCCCGGTCCGGCACCGGCGAAGCCGAGCACGAAGCCGACCGGTGCCCCGCTGATCATCGGCGACCTCACCTCCCACTCCGGTGGCAACAGCGAGAGCAACCCGCCGATCTACGCGGGTGCCCGGCTGGCGATCAAGGAGATCAACGACGCGGAGGGCGTTCTGGAGAAGCCGGTCCAGTGGCTCAACGGCGACGACAAGACCGACATCGAAAAGGCGAAGGCACAGCTCAAGGCGCATATCAGCGCCGGTGCCCAGATCGTGCTCGGCCCGACGACATCACGGGTCACGGCGGGCGTGATGGAGCAGATCACCTCGTCCAAGGTGATCGCGATCAGCCCGTCGGCGACCTCGGCGCAGCTCTCCACCGTCGTCGACGACGGCCGGTTCTTCCGCACGGCACCCTCGGACGTGCTGCAGGGCAAGGCGCTCGCCGACGTGATCCTCCGCGACGGCACCAAGCGGATCTCGATCATCGCGATGAAGGGCGCCTACGGCGAGGGCCTGCAGATCAACGTGCGGGACGAGCTGATCAAGGCGGGTGTCCCGAGCTCGGCGATCCAGACCCTCAACTACGACGCGCCCTCCGACGACGCCGTGGCGATCAACGTCTCCGAACAGGTCAAGTCGATCAAGGGATTCGCGCCGGACGGCGTACTCGTCATCGGGCTGGACGAATCCGCGCAGGTCCTGACGCAGCTCGCGACGGCCGGGGTGGATCCGCGCAAGACCCCCGCGCCGAAGGCTGATTAATTACCTCTGCATTGCCCACCTGGCAGCCACCGCCTAGCGTGGCTGCCGGGCAATCCCACAATCAAAGGAGTTCCCCCATGGGCGAGACCGTAGAGACGCGCGGCGACGACCGCGTCGACCTCATCAAGGGCGACACCAACCAGGACGGCAAGGCCGACGTCTGGGCCTCGGACACGGACGGCGACGGCAAGGCCGACCTGTTCCAGTTCGACACGGACGGCGACGGCGAAGTAAACATCACGCTCGTCGACCTCGACCAGGACGGCAAGCCGGACATCACGGTCGACGGCGACGGTGGCCACGCGCCCAACTGAGCGCCGGCTCCTCCGGTGGTCAGGGCCGCGCGCCCTGGCCACCGCACGGCCGTCAGGCGCCGCCGAGCGCGCGGATGGCGAGCCAGACGAGCAGGACCACCGCGATGAGTACGCCGACCCAGAAGATCCAGCCGTGCCCCCCGATGCCCGCACGCGGCGACGGCACCGCCTCGGGGTGCCGGATCGCGATCATCCGCCGCCGCGCCAGCAGCACG
It contains:
- a CDS encoding ABC transporter substrate-binding protein; amino-acid sequence: MRHLPGFRLVLCAALLATVAGCGPDSDQNSSPTAPVRLYGSDGNMLNGVGALVKNQPRLLDGMKGTAPLIRLTEDFRRRLNNIDPNLHDLAYAGESYDAVVIAALATQLARTTDPEVVKNYIVGVTNFGQPCTAVAECLNLAREGKDLQYVGVTVKTGLSEIGEPSTTTYGTMHFDTNNKINDVLTEYVGAGAPGTASAQPGPAPAKPSTKPTGAPLIIGDLTSHSGGNSESNPPIYAGARLAIKEINDAEGVLEKPVQWLNGDDKTDIEKAKAQLKAHISAGAQIVLGPTTSRVTAGVMEQITSSKVIAISPSATSAQLSTVVDDGRFFRTAPSDVLQGKALADVILRDGTKRISIIAMKGAYGEGLQINVRDELIKAGVPSSAIQTLNYDAPSDDAVAINVSEQVKSIKGFAPDGVLVIGLDESAQVLTQLATAGVDPRKTPAPKAD